TGCTGAGTGGCGCGGAGCTCGCGCAGATGGGCCATGAGTACGGCATTGAGGATCTGCATGTGCGTAAACCCGGCGAAGTATCACCTGGCTACCGTGAGGTGACGCTGAGCCTGCCGCTTGGCAACGGCAACGTCACGATGGTCTGGCGCAGCGAAGATCCGGGGCACGATTTTATCGTCGTTATCCTGCCGCTGCTGATTTTCCTGATGTGTTTTACGGGGCTGGTCGCAGGTATTTCCATGCGTAACGCGCTCAATAAAGCGCGGCTCAATGATGAAAACGCCTTTTTGCTGGAGCAGAACCGGCTCGCGCTGGCTGCCAGCGAACGGCGTTTTCGTGATGTCGCAGAAGCCACCACTGACTGGATCTGGGAAACGGACGACGAGCTGCGCTTCACCTGGCTTTCCGAACGTTTTCCGGTCATTACCGGCTATCGCATCGCCGACTGGCTGGGGCGGCGCGTCACGGAATTTATTCAGGAGGACAGGGCGACGCTGGACGCGTGGTTCCACCAGCCGGGGCACGGCGGCCATCGCACCATGACCCATTGCCGCTATCTGTCGGCGCAGGGGCACCAGCGCTACTGCAATCTGGTGGCGAAACCCATCGCCACACCGGAGGGCGGGCTAAGCTTTCGCGGCACCGCGACCGACGTCACGCTTGAAGTCGAAGCGCAGGCGCGCGTGCAGTACCTCTCGCTGCATGACGAACTGACCGGCCTGCCTAACCGGGTACGCATGAAAGAGTTTCTGGAAGGCAAGCTTCAGTCGCGTCCGACGCGTGAACATCCTCTGGCGATGATTAGTCTCGATCTCGATAAGTTTAAACCGGTTAACGATCTCTTCGGCCACGGCGTCGGCGACGAACTGCTGCATCAGGTCTCCGAGCGGCTGCGCGCCTGCCTGCGCGATTTCGATCTGGTGGCGCGCCAGGGCGGCGATGAATTTATCCTGATTATCCCCGATATCGAACGCAAAGAGGCGCTGGAGCAGCTTTGCGAACGTATTCTTGGCGAGATCAACCGGCCGTTCAGCGTTCAGGATCATGAAATTCTCATTGGTGCCAGTATGGGGATCGCGCTCGCGCCGCAGGACGCCGTAAACGCGACCGATCTGCTGCGCTTCTCAGACATCGCGCTCTATAAAGCGAAAAGCAGCGGGCGCAACGGCTGGGTGTTTTATAACGCCGATATGGCCGAACAGATTGTCCAGCGTCGCGAAATGGAAAACAGCCTGCGCGAGGCGATCCGCGAGCAGCAGTTCCAGCTGGTCTATCAGCCGCGCTATGACGTCAACGCTGAAAAAGTGGTGGCCGTTGAAGCGCTGCTGCGCTGGCATCATCCGACGCTCGGCCTGCTGATGCCGGATCAGTTTATTCCGCTCGCGGAAGAGACGGGGTTGATTATCGCCATCAGCGACTGGGTGCTGAACGCCGCCTGCCGCGACGCGCAGCGTGACATGCCGGGCCTTGCGATTTCCGTGAATATTTCGGCGGTCGAGTTCCGCACGCCAGGGCTGGTGGAGCGGGTACAGGAGGCGCTGAACGCGACCGGGCTTTCACCGCAGAGGCTGGAGCTTGAAGTCACTGAGAACGTCACGCTCGCCCACCCTGAGCAGAGTCTGGAACTGATGAACGGCCTGAAAGCGCTCGGCGTAAGGCTGCTTATCGATGACTTTGGCACCGGGTATTCGTCGTTGAGTTACCTGCGTACCTTCCCGTTCGACGGTATTAAGCTTGATAAATCTTTTGTGGTGGGCATGCCGCATTCGGATAACGCCAACAGCATCGTGGAGAACATTATCGGGCTTGGCAAAGCGTTCTCTCTCAGTATTACCGTGGAGGGCGTGGAGACGCCGGAGCAACTGGCGCAGCTTAAAATGTATCAGTGTGATGAAACCCAGGGCTACCTGATGTGCCGGCCATTGCCGCTGGAGCGCCTCAAAGCGCAACTGCGTCTTCCTCCGGCGAAAGAATAAACCGGGGGAATAAAAAAGGCCCGCCAGTGCGGGCCTTTTTGCCGGCTGCGTCAGTGAGCGCCACCGCCGCCACCGCCCGCCCCGAAAGGGGGTCTCGCGAACCAGATAAGCCCGAGCAGCACCAGGAACACGCCCGCAGACGCCCAGAAAATCTCGTTGGCGGAGATAATCAGCCCCTGGTTGGTAATCTGCTGCGCGATATACCCGGACGCCTGCTGCTGCGTCATCCCCATGCCCTGGAGCTGGTTGTACATCTCCTGCGCGTTGGGGTTAAACGGCGTCACCGATTCGGTCAGCTGCGCGTGGTGCATCGATTCCCGGTTGGTCCACAGCGTCGTGGTTATCGAGGTGCCGATAGAGCCTGCCAGCGTTCGTAAGAAGTTCGACAGGCTCGATGCCGCCGCCAGCCGCTCCGGCGGCAGGCCGGAGAGGGTAATGGTCGTCAGCGGCATAAAGAAGCACGCCACCGCGAAGCCCTGAATAAACTGCGGCCATGCCGAGGCCCCGAAATCCATTCCCGGCTCGAAGGTATACGCGCGCCAGTAGAAGCACACCGCATACATAATAAAGCTGAATGTCACCAGGCGACGCATATCCAGCCGGTGCGCGAAGCGTCCGATAATCGGCGAGAGAATCACCGGGATTATCCCGACCGGTGCCGACGCGAGCCCCGCCCAGGTCGCGGTATAGCCGTAGACCTCCTGCAACAACTGTGGCAGCAACACAATCGAGCCGAAGTAGAGCATATAGGCCAGGCTGATACTCAGACAGCCGATGGTGAAGTTGCGCGACTTAAACAGCGAGAGATCGACAATAGGATGCTCGTCGGTCAGCTCCCAGACAATCAGGAAGCTCAGCGCCACTACCGCCACCACCGTCAAAACGATGATTTCGGTTGAGTTAAACCAGTCCAGCTCTTTACCCTGGTCAAGCATCACCTGCAGACAACCGATACCAATCACCAGCAGCCCCAGCCCCACGGCGTCGATGCGCCGCTGCTCGGTGCGGGTTTCGCGCCCGCGCAGCGATTGCAGCGTCATCAATACCACGACGATGCCGATCGGCACGTTGATAAAGAAGATCCAGCCCCAGTGGTAGTTATCGCTGATCCAGCCGCCGAGAATCGGGCCACAGATAGGCGCGACGATGACCGTCATCGACCACAGCGCCAGCGCGACAGAACGTTTGGCGGGCGGATAGTTGCTCAGCAGCAGGCTCTGGGAGAGCGGGATCAGCGGCCCGGCCACGATCCCCTGAATCACGCGGAAGAAAATCAGCATGTTCAGACTGCTGGAAACGCCGCAGGCCCAGGAGGCTATCGCAAACGCGATAGTGGACCAGACGAACAGCTTCACTTCGCCGACGCGCTTCGCAAGCCAGCCGGTCAGTGGAATCGAGATAGCGTTCGCCACCCCGAAGGAGGTGATGACCCAGGTGCCCTGGCTTAACGAGGCACCGAGGTTACCGGCGATGGTCGGGATCGCCACGTTCGCGATGGTGGAGTCCAGCACCTGCATGAAAGTGGCGAGCGAAAGGGCGATGGTCATGACGACCAGTTGCGCCCCTTCAAGCGGTTTACGTTGCTGCATACAACCTCCGCCGGTTAACCCGCGTTCGCCTGCACGATATCGTTAATCAGCTTGTTCACCGGCTCCAGCGCGATTTCGCGAGCGTTGCTCTGGTACGCAGGCTCAGAACGGGTCTGGGTCGCGAGGACGCCGCCGTCGCGGTTGGTGGTATCAACTTTCACCAGTGTGGACAGGCCGATGCGCAGCGGATGCTGCTCCAGCTGTTTCGCGTCAAGCTCGATACGTACCGGCAGACGCTGAACCACTTTGATCCAGTTACCGGTGGCGTTCTGCGCAGGCAACAGGGAGAAGGCGCTGCCGGTGCCCATATCGAGGCCGACCACTTTACCGGTGTACTCCACGTCATCGCCGTAGATATCGCTCACCACGGTGGCAGGCTGGCCGATGCGCATATGCGCCAGCTGGGTTTCTTTAAAGTTCGCGTCCACCCACAGGCCGCTCGACGGTACGATAGCCATCAGCGGGGTCGTCGGGCTTATCTGCGCGCCGACCTGAACAGAGCGGCGTGACACATAGCCGGTCATCGGGCTGACGATTTTGGTACGCTCAAGCGCAAGCCAGGCGTTGCGTACTTCGGTGGCGGCCTGTTGTACCGCAGGCTGATCTTCAAGCTTCGTGCCGAGGATCATCGCCTGGTTGGCGTTGTACTGCTGGATAGCGACATCCAGCTGCGCTTGGGCGCTGGCGACCGCATCGCGGGCGTGCTGGAGTTCTTCACGGCCAATTAAATTTGCGCTGCCGAGCGGCACGCGGCGGTTTAAGTCGCTCTGCGCCTGCGCCAGTGCGGTTTTCTTAACCTCAATATTCGCGGCGTACTGCTTGCTGTTAATCATCAGCTGGCGGGTCTGACGTACGCTTGAGGCCAGTTCCGTTTTCGCTTTCTCAAACGCCTGCTGGGCGTCGGTCGGATCGAGCGTCACCAGCACGTCGCCTTTTTTCACAAAGTCGGTGTTCTCCACCCAGACTTTGGTGACGCTGCCGGAGACCTGCGCCATGATTTGTACCTGATTCCCGGCCACGTAGGCGTCATCGGTCTCTTCAAAATGACGCGCCACTAAAAACCAGTAAACGCCATACGCCACGGCAATAACAACAAAGAGCAAGGTTAATAACAGCAGGGCACCTTTGCGTTTGCCCTTTTTGTTACTGACCGGTTGCTGCGGGGTGGTGTTCTCCGCATTTGCGCTCATGTTTATCTCCACGTTCTTATTGTTGTTGTCGGCGATAGCCGACCTCTGTTGTCAAAAAGGCCAGCATGCAAATGCTGGCCTGTCAGTGTAGCGGTTTCCTTGCAACGGCACGTTTGCGAAACGAGCGCTTATCGGCGCCTTAGCGAACGGCCTCAAGCAGCGTATTGTCCTCTTCCATCTGGTCGAGGCGGTCGAGCAATTTGCGGGTGATCTGCTC
The genomic region above belongs to Cronobacter malonaticus LMG 23826 and contains:
- the emrA gene encoding multidrug efflux MFS transporter periplasmic adaptor subunit EmrA → MSANAENTTPQQPVSNKKGKRKGALLLLTLLFVVIAVAYGVYWFLVARHFEETDDAYVAGNQVQIMAQVSGSVTKVWVENTDFVKKGDVLVTLDPTDAQQAFEKAKTELASSVRQTRQLMINSKQYAANIEVKKTALAQAQSDLNRRVPLGSANLIGREELQHARDAVASAQAQLDVAIQQYNANQAMILGTKLEDQPAVQQAATEVRNAWLALERTKIVSPMTGYVSRRSVQVGAQISPTTPLMAIVPSSGLWVDANFKETQLAHMRIGQPATVVSDIYGDDVEYTGKVVGLDMGTGSAFSLLPAQNATGNWIKVVQRLPVRIELDAKQLEQHPLRIGLSTLVKVDTTNRDGGVLATQTRSEPAYQSNAREIALEPVNKLINDIVQANAG
- the emrB gene encoding multidrug efflux MFS transporter permease subunit EmrB; amino-acid sequence: MQQRKPLEGAQLVVMTIALSLATFMQVLDSTIANVAIPTIAGNLGASLSQGTWVITSFGVANAISIPLTGWLAKRVGEVKLFVWSTIAFAIASWACGVSSSLNMLIFFRVIQGIVAGPLIPLSQSLLLSNYPPAKRSVALALWSMTVIVAPICGPILGGWISDNYHWGWIFFINVPIGIVVVLMTLQSLRGRETRTEQRRIDAVGLGLLVIGIGCLQVMLDQGKELDWFNSTEIIVLTVVAVVALSFLIVWELTDEHPIVDLSLFKSRNFTIGCLSISLAYMLYFGSIVLLPQLLQEVYGYTATWAGLASAPVGIIPVILSPIIGRFAHRLDMRRLVTFSFIMYAVCFYWRAYTFEPGMDFGASAWPQFIQGFAVACFFMPLTTITLSGLPPERLAAASSLSNFLRTLAGSIGTSITTTLWTNRESMHHAQLTESVTPFNPNAQEMYNQLQGMGMTQQQASGYIAQQITNQGLIISANEIFWASAGVFLVLLGLIWFARPPFGAGGGGGGAH
- a CDS encoding bifunctional diguanylate cyclase/phosphodiesterase, with the protein product MGALLGLFFLIAMLSLLHIANNINERTDAQSRHLLLKALQNRQDTIKTTLNDYSDWGEAYLNLHQSVNVTWAWDRGNLGASLYDMFGYDGVFVVDGGDLTRYSVVNGKFSHQKVEHWTGAPMLSSLRTALDASDGASVITPMEYHGKPALVGAAWIRSGGDKNVAAEPGTPSLLIFIDVLSGAELAQMGHEYGIEDLHVRKPGEVSPGYREVTLSLPLGNGNVTMVWRSEDPGHDFIVVILPLLIFLMCFTGLVAGISMRNALNKARLNDENAFLLEQNRLALAASERRFRDVAEATTDWIWETDDELRFTWLSERFPVITGYRIADWLGRRVTEFIQEDRATLDAWFHQPGHGGHRTMTHCRYLSAQGHQRYCNLVAKPIATPEGGLSFRGTATDVTLEVEAQARVQYLSLHDELTGLPNRVRMKEFLEGKLQSRPTREHPLAMISLDLDKFKPVNDLFGHGVGDELLHQVSERLRACLRDFDLVARQGGDEFILIIPDIERKEALEQLCERILGEINRPFSVQDHEILIGASMGIALAPQDAVNATDLLRFSDIALYKAKSSGRNGWVFYNADMAEQIVQRREMENSLREAIREQQFQLVYQPRYDVNAEKVVAVEALLRWHHPTLGLLMPDQFIPLAEETGLIIAISDWVLNAACRDAQRDMPGLAISVNISAVEFRTPGLVERVQEALNATGLSPQRLELEVTENVTLAHPEQSLELMNGLKALGVRLLIDDFGTGYSSLSYLRTFPFDGIKLDKSFVVGMPHSDNANSIVENIIGLGKAFSLSITVEGVETPEQLAQLKMYQCDETQGYLMCRPLPLERLKAQLRLPPAKE